The following nucleotide sequence is from Coffea eugenioides isolate CCC68of chromosome 3, Ceug_1.0, whole genome shotgun sequence.
TCTATTGGTGTGCTAATCGTTAACAGCAGTGCGaattgaataaaagaaaacgtTGCTGAATTGAACACGTAGAGCACTCGGAGTCGTTACTGCTACAACTGGTACTCTATTTCAAATCCTAGAGGACAATTCTGTTTCACCTTCCATGTTGTCACAAGACCATTATAAATGGGACTTGAACACATTGAGCACAACACACAAAATCAAGGCAAAGCAGATCAGCTTATTCGGCTTTGCTTCATCAAAAGAAAGTAAGAGACGAAAGGGAAATTGAGAGTGATGGAGGTGATTGATGTTCTTCGCATGAATGGAGGGATTGGAGATACAAGTTATGCAAACAACTCATTGGTTCAGGTAACACTAAACTATATTGTACTTGATCTTAATTCTGCCCCATATTTTTGACAATTTAGTGAATCATTTTCTTCGCTGCACTTTTTCATATAATTTTTGAGCGTCTATTTGGTTCTCTCGGATCAattttaatcttcaaatttggCACCCAAGTTTCTATCTTGGTCTTCATTGTTTAAGTGCATAGTCTTTTAATTAATTCACTACCAATTTGGAGAAAGAAGGAAACCAATTTGAATAGTAATTTTTTACCTTCAATTTGGACATGCAGCAAAAGGTGATACTAATGACCAGGCCAATAACAGAAGCAGCCATTACTGATCTCTACTGCAGCCTCTTCCCCAAAAGCATCAGCATTGCAGACTTGGGATGTTCATCTGGACCTAACACTTTTCTGGCAGTTTCTGAGCTTATCAAAACTGTCGAGAAGAAACGCAAAATTTTAGGACAAAAATCTCCGGAATATCATGTATATCTGAATGATCTTCCTAGCAATGATTTCAACACCATTTTCAAGTCTGTGCCACGGTTTCAAGAAAATCTGAAGCTGCAGATGGAATCAGAGTTTGGACCATGTGTTTTCGCTGGAGTTCCTGGTTCATTCTACCAAAGGCTCTTCCCCGCCAAAAGTCTTCATTTTGTTCACTCTTCGTATAGTCTTCAATGGCTATCCCAAGTATGTCTTCCCCATTTTCTTTTATATAACATTCATAATGTTTTCATTGATTATAAGTAACGTTGATTTTGCTTCTTAGGTCCCTGAATTGGAAGAGGTTAACAAAGGAAACATTTACATGGCATGTTCAAGCCCTCCAAGTGTGATAAAGGCATACATCGATCAGTTTGAGAAGGATTTCTCGACTTTCCTGAGCTGCCGAGCAGAAGAATTGGTAACTGGTGGCGGCATGGTTTTGACAATTTTGGGGAGAAAAAGTGAAGATCCTTGTAGCAAGGATGGTTGCTACATTTGGGACCTTTTAGCTCTGGCCCTCAAGCAGATGATTTCTGAGGTACATATCTGAATATATGTTGAATAACCTTAGGAAAATTGTCTAAATTGCTTGCAATGCACACTGGGTTTCAGCATAGAACAATTTTTGTTTACTTTCAAACCACTAAACAAATTAGAAATTAGGTTTAATCGAGTTTTATACAAAGAAGTTAATACGCTTGCAATCTTTAAACCAGACATCCGAGTTGTCAATCGTAGAAGTAAAAGAGTTGTACTTTTAAATTCTCAAATTACAAAATGTAACTAGCAGAAGTAGAATAATACTCATGAATTCTTAATTGTGCATAGTACTTTAAAGAGAGGACATATGTTCAGAAACAAGTTATGCGTGGTCGgaattgattgattttgagGGGTCAGAAATTGGAAGAACCAAATCTTACAATTTTGATAACATTACTACATATTTAGTTAGGATTTCTCCACATGTTTGTATGATCCTCGAGGGATTAAAGATATTAATTAGACAACTTCATGTCGACATAACAACTTTGACCGCATAAACAAAGTATTTAGCAAGGATTCTATGGATTGGTGCTAACAAATCAACATCACGATGCAGGGCctaattgaagaaaagaaactagATTCATTCAATATCCCACAATACACACCATCACCTGCAGAAGTAAGATCACTTGTTGAGATGGAAGGGTCTTTTACGGTTGATCGTCTCGAGGCAACTGAGATACATTGGAATGCACATGATAGTGAATattttgaatttgatgaattcaaGGATGGTGGCTATAATGTTGCCAAATGCATGAGAGCTGTGGCTGAACCCTTGCTTGTTAGTCACTTTGGTGAGGGAATAATAGAAGAAGTGTTCTCCAGGTACAAGAAAATACTTTCTGATCGCATGTCCAAAGAGAAGACTCAGTTCATCAATGTGATTGTCTCTCTGGCTAAAAGGGCATGATAATATGCAATGTGTTCCCCTAAGAACCACACCTTGACAATGGtttgttatgaaatttctttGCCTATACTTGCAAAGAAGCAGTCAAAAGGGACCCGAAAAGGGGGTCCATTGTTATGCTGTACTCTAGTCGTTCATTTTTCGTGCAATAAAAGATTATTGTCGATTGCTGTTGTTGTATTGGTAAAACAATGTCTTTTACCAATTTGCTTCGTAGATGTATTAAACATAATGAAAAAAATCTTACCATTGATCTTTGAGATTATCTTTTTATTGCCAAGGTTTAATGgtaaagtttgaaacaaatATCCACTGCCAGATACATTAAGATACATTAAGCTTTTCTGGGATTCAGAGTTTCAAAATGTGTTTATTACGTGATAATGAAAATACCTCGAGAGTGTCTACCAAAGAGTCCAATATGTAAGTCAAAAACTCAATTCTGACCCAAAAACTTAAACTGTTTGGTCTCGGGTCCTTAGTTTCGGGTCCTTAGTTACATCTAAACCCTTCTTTAACCTGTAGACTTtatttttttggccttttttcaCATAACTTGTAGGTTGCTCGACATATACTTTCTCTTCAATAATTCCATTCAAAAAGCAGATTTCACAACCATTTGATAAATATTTCAAGAATTATTGGCAGCAATAGATATAATCATGCGAGCAGTATCAAGTCTGGCAACTggaacaaaaatttcaaattaatcAATACTTGCCTTTTGCTTGTATCCTTTAACCACCAATTTTACTTTGTAACGGTCTATCTCACTAATTGGCTTGTACTTGGTCTTGTAGACCCACTTGACACCAATGAACTTCTTCCTATATGGAAGTGTGATCAACTCCCATGtcttatttttctcaattgcaTGTATCTCCTCATCCATTATTTGACTCCAATGATCACCCATGACAGCCTCCTCAAAGGTAACTCGGTCTCAATTTACAAATAAAGCAAATTTTACAATATCTTCATCAAACAATTCATTATCATTACCAACAACATAATCTTTCAAGCGAGCTGGCATGCAATGTTCTCGTTGTGGACGATTAGATGACTGCACAAGATTTGATTGCACCCCAGAAAATGAAGAATCACAAGTGTGTTGTCTAGACTGCTCTACTGGTTGATTAGAAGAATTCCCTTCATCCAAATAAAATGGCATTGGTGGATACTTTGGTGTAGAATCTGTAACTTTTTTAGTCAAATCCCAAACTCCTTGCTCATCAAATGTGACATCTCTGCTAATAATCATCTTTCCTGTATCTGGATTGAGCAGCATGTGACCTTTGGTTTCATGACTATAACCaaggaaaatgcatttttctgttttgtcaTTAATTTCTTCCCAATAGCATTTGGAACATGGGAATAGGCAAGACAACCAAATACTTTTAAATGAGAAATATTTGATTTCTTACCAGTCCATAACCCCTGTGGTGTCTTTCCGAAATTGCATTTGTGTAGGAGACTTGTTAGATACATATACAGTATAAGCAACTGCATCGGCTCAAAAATCTTTAGGCATGTTCTtgtgataggttgcattttagtgggtattttgggcattattgcacaattaattgactaaatattttcgttaattgggtggattctactgatattttgttttggtgctaattgcaggaatggttgctgaaaagtgcttaaattcaacttttagaaGATTCATCGGACGTGGGGCCCGTTTGAGAAGCTGAAGAAACCTAATtgtaatagattttattttaatatatttctaGGGAGTCTGGCTGCAATTTTAAACAAGTAACAATTTTTCGGCTATTGTGGGGGATTGTATTTATCTCTCGCGCGGCTTAGGTTAGAGGAgagtttttttctttgtttttgaatgaGAGGAGGGAGCCGCAGCTTGGCAGAGAGAAGGCAGCAGACATTAGCCACTTTTGTTGACTTTGAATGCTAGTGAACTTTTCATGAGCTTTTGAACGGAATCGAACAATTGGAAAACTTCTTCTCGTATGAATTCGTTTGCCAATTAGGAGAAGCAGAATGGGCCATTATTGTTGACTGTGTGTTACTTTTCATCTTGTGGTTGACTTTGGTAATTCCTTGGTTTTTTGATTAGTCTTGACCGAGAAATCAAGCAAGTGAAATTCTTTCTCGTATGCGCGCCTAACACCAAACAGGAAGAAAAGCATCGATGACCCTTCCCTACCTTGTACGCGCGGCCTGTTCACTAATGGGGAACTAAACCCcaaattctagtcaagggaacaactgacgaattggttcaacaattactgtgagatctaatttattttaattacttccttcatttattggtattcatatgtttcctgtttttaattgttatagtccttgtgtatgattgattagtgcgcaataattaattattcatataggctattttgctaaataaaggtaattgaatccgtaattgttcgttatctctatcttagtagcgactggcgtaattgggtttatgtcaggggagcatacgatTTAGTTtgaacaaaccctcgtagcgtgtttgttagttaggattgggtctttctaattattaatgcaatctagaaattaaatcctacggtcgtacctagcgttgtttttgggttagagaaatagctaacgatcgtaccttagctatcgataaattaaggaagggttggctgtttagcgcgtgcgagacaactataaccaatctgttaataaatgttgaaattatttctgcatcaatgatcagtgcatgaaccatttctgaagtatacccttggctagagtttctctcagttatttctcttaattaattattttctgcatttaatttgttcagTTGGCTTTTGATATCAAAACCCCCCCAttaatcttgatttgaaaagaaacaaatatctctccagtccctgaggagacgaccctgcttaccactgtctactagttagggaattcagttaaataattaattcaggtatatcggattaagcaaactcttcgggaacagggtgaatcaagtaacccattgcacacctagggtccctgctccagtactcgaattgattactgactgtttcaggtggtagttaggattcatttattattattacacaggttcggcacctgtcatcTTGGCATGCATCATTGATCTCACTATATCCATTATAGTCTGATTTTTCCTCTCTGCTATTCTATGCTATTGAGTAGTGTATCCGGTTGTCAACTATTGTTTAATCCCATGTTTCTCCAAAAAATCATCATAGACAGTAAATTCAGTGCCTCTGTCAGCtctcaaaattttaataaattggcCACTTTACTTCTCAATATATACTTTAAAACTCTTAAAAATATCACAAGTTTCAGATTTATTCTTCAAAAAATATACccaaaattttttgttaaaatcatcaatgaaagtaataaaatatttaCTACCTCTATTGGAAGGTACCTTAATTGAGCACAGGTTTGAATGTAACAATTCCAACGAACGATCAGCCCTCCAAGTCTTGTTTTTAGAAAAAGAATCTCTGtgtttctttttcaaaatacaAGACTCGCAAAAAAGTGCTTTGTAGAAAAATCAATAGAAGACAGTCCATACACCATATTCTTTCTAACAAGAAAACTCAAACTCTCAAAATTCAAGTAACCAAAAGGCATGTGCCACAAGCAAATATCATAAAAAACAACATAACTAAAGTAACGCAAATCATCACAATTAAACGTGATAGGCCATAAGCGCTAGTGTTCATGTGTACCTTTGCTATTAGTTTCAAACAATCATCAATAATAGTACCAATGCCATATTTGAATCATAAATCAAATCCTTTTTTAGTAAATTATCCAAGACTCAGTAAATTATGATGAAGGTTTGGCACATAGAAGACATCAGAgataaaataagatttttcattcttcaaagtaatcttgatttttcctttcccAAGTACAGGCACTCTTTCATTGTTGCCAAACTTAACAAAAGATCTAAAAGATTTATCCAAATCATCAAACATATTTTTGTCACCATAGCATCCGGAATCCAAAAACTaattattctttttattttcttccacTTCTGAGTTAGAGAATAAAATagtttcatcattttcatcattatTCTCTGCTATATTGGCATGACCGCCTTTATTGTTAGAATTATACAAGCATTCACTTTTCTAatgaccaatttttttttttgtaattatgGCACTGAATATTATGTCTGCGAGAATCATTATTTTCTAACTCGCTATTGGGATAATTATTGTTACCTCTCTGTTGGTAAAAATTACCTCTGCCACGACCTCTAAAATTGCCTCTACCACGGTCTCATCCTCTTCCTctgaaattttaatttttttgaccGGAGCCATCACCATTCTCTTTGGGTTTATCTATCTGCACCTGCAACGCTTTCGCCACCGTTTCTTTTCTGCACCATCTTCcaatttttcattaattttttgttCATGAAGAGTTTACTAACCCTGCAATTCTTCAATGGTCATAGTTGAGAGATCTTTTGCCTCTTGAATCACGGCAACCACATGATCAAATTTCATGGGTAAAGTATTGAGGGTTTTTTCTACTAGCACCTCATTACTGAGATCATGAGCGTTGTGCTCCATCTCATTTTTTATGTCAATCAGTATGAAAAAATATGATTCAATTGTCTCTGATTTTTTCATAGTGATCAACTCAAATTTCCTTTTCAACATCAGCAGATTATTTTTCTGAACTCTGTCAACTCCTTTGTATGTTTTCGCCAAATTATCCCATGCTTGTTTTGCAGTTTTGGCATtagcaattttttcaaaaatcgaAGCATCAATTGCCTGGTGGATTTGAGACAGCACCATACTTCCTTGCATCTTGACACTTCTTCTTCATGTGCAACAATTTCTTACTGAACAAATTGAAACAAATTATACGCGTCAAGATGAGTTTCCATCTGCGTTCTCCAAAAACTGTAATCTTTTCTTCCTGTGAGTTTTGGTACTACACAGGTAATATTACTTGGTACAATTGATGTAGTTGATGCAGCCATGGCTTATAATAAAGCTAACTCTGATATCACTATGCAGGcccaaaaaaataatcaatatAAGTCACAAGGCTTTTCACGATTGAATGAAACCACGAGAAGACAAAATAAATCCTAAAAGACTAGAAGACAAAATAGAGGAAAGGGGACCAGAGGCTTTTATTATCTCTCtgaatcttttctttctttcttacaTCGATAGACCAAGACCTATGGTCTATATAAAGACTACCAAATACCAAAATTCAATTGGAATTTAAACTACCAACCCTCCATATACACGAATCAGGCTGGCGATAGAGGGTAGTTTCCTAAACTTTGTGCCAATCGTCCAATTTAGGGCCTACAATAAACTTTTAATCGCATTGTGTGCTCCAAAAGCAGAGAAGGGCCTCAATGGAAGAATGTGGTTTTGGTTTATAAGCATTTTGTCGACCTACACACTCAACCCTCAAAATTTATTAACCCTAAACAAGGGGGAAAAGAGGTAATTTAATGCTCATtaaatttcttctctttccttctttcttccattcCTAAAGTGTATACCAAATATTAGCCACTCCAAAGAGTTGAAGATACCTGTATGCTCCTGCGcttcacttcctttgagatATTCTTTTGAGTACCCAAAATTTGGGCACC
It contains:
- the LOC113764806 gene encoding salicylate carboxymethyltransferase-like, encoding MEVIDVLRMNGGIGDTSYANNSLVQQKVILMTRPITEAAITDLYCSLFPKSISIADLGCSSGPNTFLAVSELIKTVEKKRKILGQKSPEYHVYLNDLPSNDFNTIFKSVPRFQENLKLQMESEFGPCVFAGVPGSFYQRLFPAKSLHFVHSSYSLQWLSQVPELEEVNKGNIYMACSSPPSVIKAYIDQFEKDFSTFLSCRAEELVTGGGMVLTILGRKSEDPCSKDGCYIWDLLALALKQMISEGLIEEKKLDSFNIPQYTPSPAEVRSLVEMEGSFTVDRLEATEIHWNAHDSEYFEFDEFKDGGYNVAKCMRAVAEPLLVSHFGEGIIEEVFSRYKKILSDRMSKEKTQFINVIVSLAKRA